A genomic stretch from Cellulomonas sp. KRMCY2 includes:
- a CDS encoding ABC-2 family transporter protein: protein MTTVGVSSTLAPPGPPSRPASTAALGWWRQLPALAHIARTRAAAMYAYRNTMLLFLGVSVVQIFMLKKVWGALYAARPGVLAISLGDLIVYLTVANLIVWSFPTHTVSRYLRERIREGSVVFDLMRPVSFVPQMIAQLVGALGGALVIIVIALPVVAFAGSLALPADASAAGMFLVSLLCAYAIAGLLALLLAMVAFWTLEIDGLTMLYVLVSGFLSGALVPVSVFPGVLRTLVAWLPFQATTYVPASIYVGALDGAAAWRSIGVQLAWVAVLGVLAALVWRRAMLRVVVQGG, encoded by the coding sequence GTGACCACCGTCGGCGTCAGCTCGACGCTCGCTCCGCCCGGCCCGCCCAGCCGGCCCGCCTCGACCGCGGCCCTCGGCTGGTGGCGGCAGCTGCCGGCCCTGGCGCACATCGCACGGACCCGAGCGGCCGCGATGTACGCCTACCGCAACACGATGCTGCTGTTCCTCGGCGTCTCGGTCGTCCAGATCTTCATGCTCAAGAAGGTGTGGGGGGCGCTGTACGCGGCGCGACCGGGCGTGCTGGCGATCTCGCTCGGCGACCTGATCGTGTACCTCACGGTGGCGAACCTCATCGTCTGGTCGTTCCCGACGCACACCGTCAGCCGATACCTCCGGGAGCGGATCCGGGAGGGCTCGGTCGTGTTCGACCTGATGCGTCCGGTGAGCTTCGTGCCGCAGATGATCGCCCAGCTGGTCGGTGCCCTCGGCGGTGCGCTCGTCATCATCGTGATCGCACTGCCCGTGGTGGCGTTCGCCGGGAGCCTCGCGCTGCCGGCCGACGCGAGCGCCGCCGGCATGTTCCTGGTCTCGCTCCTGTGCGCGTACGCGATCGCCGGCCTGCTGGCGCTCCTGCTCGCGATGGTGGCGTTCTGGACGCTGGAGATCGACGGCCTGACGATGCTCTACGTGCTCGTCTCCGGCTTCCTGTCCGGAGCACTCGTCCCGGTCAGCGTCTTCCCGGGTGTCCTGCGGACGCTCGTCGCCTGGCTGCCGTTCCAGGCGACCACGTACGTCCCGGCCAGCATCTACGTCGGTGCGCTCGACGGCGCGGCCGCCTGGCGATCGATCGGGGTGCAGCTCGCCTGGGTCGCGGTCCTCGGCGTCCTGGCGGCTCTCGTGTGGCGGCGCGCGATGCTCCGCGTCGTCGTCCAGGGCGGGTGA
- a CDS encoding ABC transporter permease: MSQQARVSAAPAHPTLADSTRVTWALTKAAVRGAAQYRFNFVILALMGIAYQGSGFAFIAVVLSRYPSIGGWTFPEIAVLYALRLVAHAVYLVPLYMLNELDDLVRNGTFDRFLVRPLNPLVQVLTRRFSVNTLGDVITAVGILVFASSIADLTWTPTHILFGVTAVVGGALIEGGLALGISAMSFRFVEVWPARYLVDNILLNFGSYPLSVFGFAAQWFMTWILPVAFIAWVPAAVILDRTAGLGVSATVAWLAPVVGAIWFALGYQVWRRQLRSYASTGN; encoded by the coding sequence ATGTCGCAGCAGGCCCGCGTCAGTGCGGCACCTGCGCACCCCACCCTCGCGGACAGCACCCGCGTCACGTGGGCGTTGACCAAGGCGGCTGTCCGCGGTGCCGCTCAGTACCGGTTCAACTTCGTGATCCTCGCGCTGATGGGGATCGCCTACCAGGGCAGCGGGTTCGCGTTCATCGCGGTCGTCCTGAGCCGGTATCCCAGCATCGGTGGCTGGACCTTCCCGGAGATCGCCGTCCTGTACGCCCTGCGACTGGTCGCGCACGCCGTCTACCTCGTGCCGCTGTACATGCTCAACGAGCTCGACGACCTGGTCCGCAACGGCACCTTCGACCGCTTCCTCGTCCGACCTCTCAACCCCCTCGTGCAGGTGCTCACCCGCCGGTTCAGCGTCAACACGCTCGGGGACGTCATCACGGCGGTCGGGATCCTGGTGTTCGCGAGCTCCATCGCCGACCTCACCTGGACGCCGACGCACATCCTCTTCGGCGTCACGGCCGTGGTCGGTGGTGCGCTCATCGAGGGCGGCCTCGCACTGGGGATCTCGGCGATGAGCTTCCGGTTCGTGGAGGTGTGGCCGGCCCGCTACCTGGTCGACAACATCCTGCTGAACTTCGGGTCGTACCCGCTGAGCGTCTTCGGCTTCGCCGCGCAGTGGTTCATGACGTGGATCCTGCCGGTGGCCTTCATCGCGTGGGTTCCGGCCGCGGTGATCCTCGATCGCACCGCCGGTCTCGGGGTGTCCGCGACGGTGGCATGGCTGGCACCGGTCGTCGGCGCGATCTGGTTCGCGCTCGGCTACCAGGTGTGGCGTCGCCAGCTGCGGAGCTACGCGAGCAC